The stretch of DNA CAACCTTTGTTAATTCATCCTGATCCAGCGTTTTCCGGAAAAAGGTTAACAAATAATTAACATTATAGCCATACCCCTTCTTACCTAATGCCCCAAAATAGGAAAAGTCACGGCGAATCGTTGCCGAGTCGACCTTTACCGCTTCACTTAACTCTGCAGATGAAACTCTTTGTTTGCCGGAAGTATGCAGGTTCTTTAAAAATCGATAATAGAGGGGCAGCCGTTTCGCTGTCGCCTGTGGTATTTTCATCGTTTCGTTACTCATATTCTCCCACACCCCATGAATGGTTTTTTAACTCTTATTTAACCTGTTCATTTCTTCTAAAATCACCGTTTTTACCGCCTGTTTTTTCCACTAAATAGGTGGGTCCAATAACCATCCCTTTATCAACTGCCTTACACATATCATAAACGGTTAAAGCACAAGCAGATGCAGCTGTGAGCGCTTCCATTTCCACACCTGTATTCCCCTTTGTTTTGACCGCTGCCTCAATATGTAATTGAAAGTTCCCTGTTTGATCCTCTTCCCATGAAAAAGAAATATTCACACCAGTCAGTGGAATGGGATGACACATAGGAATGAGATCCCATGTTTTTTTAGCCGCCATCACAGCAGCCACCTGGGCAACAGCTAACACATCGCCCTTTTTCATCTCATGATTGGTTATTTTGTCAAAAATCTCTTTACTTACAGTTATGCTAGAATGAGCAAGAGCAGTACGTGCTGTCTCAGGCTTGTCGCTGACATCTACCATCTTGGCTCTGCCTTCTTCATTAAAATGCGTAAATTCGGCCATATAAAAAATCCTCCTACCAAAAAATAATACACTATTTTCCCTTTTATGTGTGTGAAACTTTGAACGAATCACTAGTTTTTTTATAAGAACAATAGCTCAAGAGTCCGGTTATTGCCGTTGTTCCGCTAATACGGTACACTAGTCCTAAGTAATAGAGGTGAATAAAATGATTTTATTGCAAGTGAATCAATTACAAAAATTTTATGGTGCTGACCTTATTTTATCGAATATAAAGCTAGAATTACAAACGCGAGACCGTGTGGCCCTTGTTGGCCGAAATGGCGCAGGGAAATCGACCTTATTAAAGATTATTGCCGGACATTTGTCTCATGATGGCGGTGAAATCATCAAACCAAAAGAAGTAACCATCGGGTATTTAGCTCAAAACACAGGATTAGAATCCAAATTGACCATTTGGGATGAAATGTTAACCGTATTTGAACCACTTCAAATCATGGAAAAATCGCTCCGCAAACTAGAAGAACAAATGGCCGATCCTTCTGTGTTTGAAGACCCAAGTAAGTACGAACGGGTGCTGAAAGAATATGATATCCTCCAAGTAAAATTCAAAGAGCAGGGCGGATACCAGTTTGAAGCTGACATTCGCTCGGTTCTACACGGTTTAAACTTCCAGGATCATTCTCTCATGATTGCTAGTTTAAGCGGTGGTCAAAAAACCCGACTTGCTTTGGGGAAATTACTGCTAACGAAACCTGATATTTTAATATTGGACGAGCCTACCAACCATCTGGATATTGATACCCTTTCATGGCTGGAGCAATATTTGCAGGGTTACGATGGTGCGATTTTAATCGTCTCTCACGACCGCTACTTCTTAGATAAAGTCGTGAATCAGGTCTATGAAGTATCCCGCAAGCAAATCCAAAGGTTTCCGGGTAACTATAGTTCTTACCTTGATCAAAAAGCGGCTAATTATGAGCGCAATTTGAAGCTTTATGAAAAACAACAGCAAGAGGTCGCTAATTTGCAGGATTTTATCCAACGGAATCTAGCAAGAGCGTCCACCACCAAACAAGCGCAAAGCCGCCGGAAAAAGCTGGAGAAAATGGACTTAATGGATCGACCTCTTGGTGATGAAAAGTCTGCCACTTTCTCTTTTGAAATTGAAAGACCAACCGGGAATGATGTATTAACTGTCGATTCTCTTGCGGTGGGCTACGATGGAGAGAAGGTATCTGAGGCGATCTCGTTCCGGGCCTTTAAAGGGGAAAGCATTGCTCTTGTGGGTCCAAATGGAATTGGTAAGTCTACGCTTCTAAAAACGATTATTAAGAAGCTCCCTGCCCTTGCCGGAACCATCCAGTATGGAACAAACCTTTCCATTGGCTATTACGACCAGGAACAGGCGGAATTAACCTCTAATAAGCGTGTTTTAAATGAGCTTTGGGATGATTATCCGCTGAAAAGTGAAAAAGAGATCCGAACCGTACTTGGAAACTTCTTATTCTCTGGTGATGATGTGTTAAAAATAGTCTCCACTCTTAGCGGCGGGGAGAAAGCTCGGTTAGCACTTGCCAAACTGATGCTAGAAAAGGCCAATGTACTCATTCTTGACGAGCCTACGAACCACCTGGACCTTGATAGTAAGGAAGTCCTTGAGAATGCATTGATTGATTATCCCGGTACCATTTTGTTTGTATCCCATGACCGGTATTTTATTAACCGGATTGCCACTAAGGTATTGGAGTTAAGCAGACATGGCAGCATGGAGTATCTTGGGGATTATGATTATTATCTTGAAAAAAAGCTCGAGCAGGAAGAATTGGCTGCATTAGCACTAGCAGAATCCACTAAAAAGGCTTCACAGGTTGAAGCTCTCGAGAAAAACTCTTATCAACAGGATAAAGAAAGCAAAAAACTGGAGCGCCAGCGCAAAAGGAAGCTAGAAGAGATCGAGGGACGGATTGAAGAGCTTGAGGAACAAATTCAGGAGTGCGAACAGCAGTTATGCGATCCAGTAGTGTTTCAAAATCACGAAAAAGTGTTAGAGATTAACATAAAAAGCGAAAAAGCGAAGGCTGAGCTTGAGCAATTGATGGAAGAGTGGGCTGAGCTGGCTGATTAATAGGAAAAACCGGGCGGATGCGCCCGGTTTTTTACTATATTTATGCTGTTTTGAAGGTAGGGAATTTTTTTCTACACGTTTTTGTCATTTATCTACACAAAAATTGCTTTTATCTACACAGTTTGAGATTATTTCTACACACTTCTCGGTTTTATCTACACACTTTCATCATTTATCTACAATTTTTAATAAAACCGTCCTTTTTCCACAGCCTTATCTACATTTCAAAGCTTACTATTTCAGTTATTCCACACACTTTTCCACATTATCCACAGTTAGTACTGTTTTTATCCACATTGTCCACAGTTTAACCTTTAGTTATCCACAAACCGCAAAATTTTCAATCATTTAAAAAATTAATTATCCACAAAAAAACCGTTCCATGATGGAACGGTTACTCATTATTATGCATTTCAATATCCAAACCTGGATTCGCATTAAGCGCAAGACCTGCTCTGATTCCTTTTTCAAACATGATACTTCCTGCTGCCGCAATCATAGCTGCATTATCGGTGCACAAGGATAACGGAGGAATCACTAATTCAATATCAGGTTGGTCAGCAAACGCCTTTTCTAGTGCATGTCTTAGTCCTTTATTGGCTGCCACTCCGCCAGCTACTAATACTTGCTTCACGCCATACTGGGCAACAGCCTTTTCTGTCTTTTTCACCAGCACTTCAATGACACTAGCTTGGAAGCTTGCCGCAAGATCTTCTGGAGCAATCGTTTCACCGCGCTGTTCCGCATTGTGAACCGTATTAATGACAGCGGACTTCAGGCCACTAAAACTAAAGTCAAACGAACCTTCTTCCAGCCATGCTCTAGGTAAATCAATCGTTGGACTTCCTTCCTGAGCTAAGCGATCAATATGTGGACCACCGGGATACGGCATATTTAACGTTCGTGCCACCTTATCATAGGCTTCTCCCGCCGCGTCATCTCTCGTTTCGCCTATTACTTCAAAGTGACCGTGCTCTTTCATATAAACAAGCTCTGTATGGCCACCAGAGACCACCAGAGACAACAAAGGAAATTTCAGTTCTGTTACCAGCCGGTTTGCATAGATATGCCCGGCAATATGGTGGACCGGTACAAGTGGCTTATTATGGGCAAACGCCAAAGCCTTTGCAGCATTTACACCAATTAATAGCGCACCTACTAATCCAGGACCCTCTGTGACAGCAATGGCATCCAAGTCAGCCATTGTAAGGTTTGCCTGATTCAAAGCTTCCTCCATCACGATGGTCATTTGCTCAACATGGTGACGAGAAGCAATTTCAGGTACTACTCCTCCAAACCGCTTATGACTTTCTATTTGAGATGCCACGACATTGGCTACAATCTCACGGCCGTTTTTAACAATCGCTACTGCCGTCTCATCACAGCTTGTTTCTATTGCTAAAATATACTGATCTTTTTTCATAAATTCACCCACATTACTAGTGCATCTTCTTGGTTATCTGAATAATAATTTTTTCGAATCCCGCCATTTTGAAATCCTAATTTCCGATAAAGGGATTGTGCGACATGATTCGTTACCCTTACTTCAAGCGTCATACTTCTAGCTCCTAACTCCCTAGCAACAGACATTAACTTTGTCATTAATGCCTCTCCTAGCTTTTTCCCCCGATATCCAGGCATTATGGCCACGTTCGTCACGTGTGCTTCATCGATGACAACCCATGTTCCACAATAGCCAATGATTTGATTTTCTTCCTCAAGGACAATATAGACAGCGAATTTATTATTGTGTATTTCATTATAAAATGCTTCCCTGCTCCAGGGAGTAGTAAAAGACGCATGTTCTACCTCTAGTACTTGGTCTATATCCTCTTCCCTCATATATCGAAAAACATAAGAATCTACCATATTTCTCTTTCCCTATCCATTTTATATTTTTCCTTTTGCTTCAAGCCACTTGGCTTCCGCTTCTGCTAAACGTATATAATTTGGTACAAAAGAATGTAGGTCATCTCCAGCTAAATCCTTTCCTAATAAAGCAAGTTCGGCCGGACGAGGGTTATGTTCTGTCATACTTGCAAAAATGGCTTTAGATCCCAAGACTTCTTCAATTTTAGCTTTATGAATCGGCAGGTCATTTCCAACAAATAAGATGGGCTTATCCGAATCTGATAACCTTTCTACCCAGTCAGCAAGCATCACTAACTGATCCTGTTTCACCACCGTAAGCTTTCCGTCTACAAATTGATATAAGCCAGTATAGACTTGTCCTCTTCTAGCATCAAACAATGGAGATACCATTCCATCAAAGTACCGTCCAGTTCCTGCGGCTAAAATTTCTAAACTTGAAACACCCACAAGCGGGATATTAAGAGTCCATGCTAGTGTTTTTGCAATCGTAACACCGATTCTTACTCCTGTATAAGACCCAGGTCCTTCAGCAACCACAATCTTCGTTAAATCTGCTGGTACCCGTTCACAATCACTCATTAAAGTTTCAATAGCCGGCATAATCCGAACAGAGTGATTCTTTTTTAAATTAGTAATGTATTCTCCTAATACTTGATTCTCTTCTAAAAGCGCTACTCCTAACGCATAATTAGAAGTATCTATCGCCAATACTGTCATCTGAAAATCTCCTTACATAGTTGCTCATATCTCTTGCCCTTTGGTACGAATACCATTTTCCTTTGATCTCCCTCTTCACGATACAGGAAAATAGTTAATCGTTCTTGTGGAAGCTGCTCTTCAATTAAATGAGCCCATTCCACTACTGTAACGCCGTCCCCTTCAAAGTATTCATCAAAACCAAGATCTTCAAAAGCATCCGCTACTCGATAGACATCCATATGATACAAGGGCAGCCTGCCATTATATTCTTTAATAATTGTAAAAGTAGGGCTGTTAACGGTTTTCTTAACTTGCAACCCTTTAGCAAGGCCTTTGGTAAAGGTCGTTTTTCCGGCACCTAAATCACCCTCAAGGGCAATTACATCCCCGGGCTGTAAAAGCTGAGC from Bacillus sp. SLBN-46 encodes:
- the moaC gene encoding cyclic pyranopterin monophosphate synthase MoaC, which produces MAEFTHFNEEGRAKMVDVSDKPETARTALAHSSITVSKEIFDKITNHEMKKGDVLAVAQVAAVMAAKKTWDLIPMCHPIPLTGVNISFSWEEDQTGNFQLHIEAAVKTKGNTGVEMEALTAASACALTVYDMCKAVDKGMVIGPTYLVEKTGGKNGDFRRNEQVK
- the tsaD gene encoding tRNA (adenosine(37)-N6)-threonylcarbamoyltransferase complex transferase subunit TsaD, with the translated sequence MKKDQYILAIETSCDETAVAIVKNGREIVANVVASQIESHKRFGGVVPEIASRHHVEQMTIVMEEALNQANLTMADLDAIAVTEGPGLVGALLIGVNAAKALAFAHNKPLVPVHHIAGHIYANRLVTELKFPLLSLVVSGGHTELVYMKEHGHFEVIGETRDDAAGEAYDKVARTLNMPYPGGPHIDRLAQEGSPTIDLPRAWLEEGSFDFSFSGLKSAVINTVHNAEQRGETIAPEDLAASFQASVIEVLVKKTEKAVAQYGVKQVLVAGGVAANKGLRHALEKAFADQPDIELVIPPLSLCTDNAAMIAAAGSIMFEKGIRAGLALNANPGLDIEMHNNE
- the tsaB gene encoding tRNA (adenosine(37)-N6)-threonylcarbamoyltransferase complex dimerization subunit type 1 TsaB, with translation MTVLAIDTSNYALGVALLEENQVLGEYITNLKKNHSVRIMPAIETLMSDCERVPADLTKIVVAEGPGSYTGVRIGVTIAKTLAWTLNIPLVGVSSLEILAAGTGRYFDGMVSPLFDARRGQVYTGLYQFVDGKLTVVKQDQLVMLADWVERLSDSDKPILFVGNDLPIHKAKIEEVLGSKAIFASMTEHNPRPAELALLGKDLAGDDLHSFVPNYIRLAEAEAKWLEAKGKI
- the tsaE gene encoding tRNA (adenosine(37)-N6)-threonylcarbamoyltransferase complex ATPase subunit type 1 TsaE, with the translated sequence MNQFEWKTTNSEETSNLAERLAQLLQPGDVIALEGDLGAGKTTFTKGLAKGLQVKKTVNSPTFTIIKEYNGRLPLYHMDVYRVADAFEDLGFDEYFEGDGVTVVEWAHLIEEQLPQERLTIFLYREEGDQRKMVFVPKGKRYEQLCKEIFR
- a CDS encoding ABC-F family ATP-binding cassette domain-containing protein: MILLQVNQLQKFYGADLILSNIKLELQTRDRVALVGRNGAGKSTLLKIIAGHLSHDGGEIIKPKEVTIGYLAQNTGLESKLTIWDEMLTVFEPLQIMEKSLRKLEEQMADPSVFEDPSKYERVLKEYDILQVKFKEQGGYQFEADIRSVLHGLNFQDHSLMIASLSGGQKTRLALGKLLLTKPDILILDEPTNHLDIDTLSWLEQYLQGYDGAILIVSHDRYFLDKVVNQVYEVSRKQIQRFPGNYSSYLDQKAANYERNLKLYEKQQQEVANLQDFIQRNLARASTTKQAQSRRKKLEKMDLMDRPLGDEKSATFSFEIERPTGNDVLTVDSLAVGYDGEKVSEAISFRAFKGESIALVGPNGIGKSTLLKTIIKKLPALAGTIQYGTNLSIGYYDQEQAELTSNKRVLNELWDDYPLKSEKEIRTVLGNFLFSGDDVLKIVSTLSGGEKARLALAKLMLEKANVLILDEPTNHLDLDSKEVLENALIDYPGTILFVSHDRYFINRIATKVLELSRHGSMEYLGDYDYYLEKKLEQEELAALALAESTKKASQVEALEKNSYQQDKESKKLERQRKRKLEEIEGRIEELEEQIQECEQQLCDPVVFQNHEKVLEINIKSEKAKAELEQLMEEWAELAD
- the rimI gene encoding ribosomal protein S18-alanine N-acetyltransferase, translated to MVDSYVFRYMREEDIDQVLEVEHASFTTPWSREAFYNEIHNNKFAVYIVLEEENQIIGYCGTWVVIDEAHVTNVAIMPGYRGKKLGEALMTKLMSVARELGARSMTLEVRVTNHVAQSLYRKLGFQNGGIRKNYYSDNQEDALVMWVNL